TACCGCACCTCGAAACTACACCTAGCAACAAGGTTCTCAATTGTTGCTATTTGCTTTACAGTGACCCTATCTACCTATTGAACCGAGGCGCTCGTGAACCTGCGACAGCTGGAAGTCTTTTACGCCATTATGCAAGCTGGCACCGTCTCAGGTGCGGCCAAGAACCTGCATGTATCTCAGCCCAATATCACGCGAGTGCTCGCTCACACGGAGCAGCAGTTGGGGTTCTCACTATTTGAGCGTGTAAAAGGACGCCTAGTCCCCACACAAGAAGCACATCGACTACTGCCAGATGTTGAAAAAATCTATCGTCAATTGGGAGAGTTTCAAACCCTTACGGAAAAGGTGCGAAGCGGTCATCAACATATTAGAGTTGGCGCGCCGCCCATACTGGCATCTAAGCTCTTGCCACCTATCGTCACTAAAGTAAATCAACAATACGGTTATTCCATTGACCTGATGACAGGCAATCACTCAGAACTTTGCCAAGCTCTACTCACTAATGAACTTGATATTGCGATAACGTTCGGCGAAGAAACACCAGCCGGGATCTCTCACGAGCGGCTGATAAAAGAGACAATGCGAGTGCTACTCCCCAAAGACCACCTATCACACAACCTAGAACAAGATAGCTCGATATCACTCTCTGCTGTGCTAGCGAATGACATTGGTATCATTGCACTAGACGATAGAGACCCGCTTGGAGTCAGACTTGCGGCGGCTATTCGGGCTATTAACCCTGATTTCTATGCTTCATTCACCGTTCGTAGCTACAACGCAGGCGCTGAGCTCGCCAAGCTTGGCGCAGGTATCGCTATCGTAGACCCATGGACAGCTGATCAATATAAAAACGAGGAAAACCTTAAGTGTGTTGCACTGAGCGATTCCATCGACTGCTCCGTTTCTTTGCTCACCAGCGATATTCACGCAATGTCTATCGCAACCAAAAACTTGCTATCGATTCTAAAAGCCAGTAATACCTCATTGTAATTGCTCTGCCTATAACATGAGGTTATAGGCGAGCAACAACAGAGTATTCGTCTGCTCGACCTTATCCCTATATCTTGGACACTCAATATTTGCTATCCAACGTAAGGGACACTATGAACATTGCACAGCCTTATCTGCTTTTCCTCGGAGATGTCACCGACCCACTCGCAGCAAAAACGGCTCGCGGTATCGTCCAATGGCGACCACAAGCTTGCCTAGGTGAACTGCGCTTGACTGAAGAGACGGTTTCTCTAGGACTCGAAGCACTAACCCTCGAGCAAGCTAAAGCAAATGGTGCAAAGACCTTAGTGATTGGCACAGCAAATGCGGGTGGTGTCATCCCTAGAACCTGGGTTGAAACGCTTATTACTGCGGCTAACCTTGGCTT
This window of the Vibrio maritimus genome carries:
- a CDS encoding LysR family transcriptional regulator; protein product: MNLRQLEVFYAIMQAGTVSGAAKNLHVSQPNITRVLAHTEQQLGFSLFERVKGRLVPTQEAHRLLPDVEKIYRQLGEFQTLTEKVRSGHQHIRVGAPPILASKLLPPIVTKVNQQYGYSIDLMTGNHSELCQALLTNELDIAITFGEETPAGISHERLIKETMRVLLPKDHLSHNLEQDSSISLSAVLANDIGIIALDDRDPLGVRLAAAIRAINPDFYASFTVRSYNAGAELAKLGAGIAIVDPWTADQYKNEENLKCVALSDSIDCSVSLLTSDIHAMSIATKNLLSILKASNTSL